In Mycobacteriales bacterium, one genomic interval encodes:
- a CDS encoding DUF421 domain-containing protein produces MDIALRTIVLYFFVVVLMRVVGRRELSSLTAVDLVLLIVMGDAIQQGLTQDDYSVTGAIIVISTFAVLQVATAYAGFRSRTVRRLLEGRPVVLIDDGKLVEANLRRNRLTADDVAEEMRLQQIMSFADVRWAILEANGRISFIEHRSLKDSAEAAGTS; encoded by the coding sequence ATGGACATCGCGCTGCGGACGATCGTCCTGTACTTCTTCGTCGTCGTGCTCATGCGTGTCGTCGGGCGCCGTGAGCTGTCCTCGCTGACCGCGGTCGACCTGGTCCTGCTGATCGTGATGGGCGACGCGATCCAGCAGGGCCTGACCCAGGACGACTATTCAGTGACCGGCGCGATCATCGTCATCTCGACGTTCGCGGTGCTCCAGGTGGCGACCGCGTATGCCGGCTTCCGCTCGCGCACCGTACGTCGTCTGCTCGAGGGCCGACCGGTCGTGCTGATCGACGACGGCAAGCTGGTCGAGGCGAACCTGCGGCGCAACCGGCTGACCGCCGACGACGTCGCCGAGGAGATGCGGCTGCAGCAGATCATGTCCTTCGCAGACGTTCGCTGGGCGATCCTCGAGGCCAACGGCCGGATCAGCTTCATCGAGCACCGCTCGCTGAAGGACTCCGCCGAGGCCGCAGGCACTTCCTAG
- a CDS encoding TauD/TfdA family dioxygenase — MLSTRTITVTPIAGALGAEISGVDLSVDLDDDVVAEIRSAWLEHLVVFFRDQPISDEQFVRLAKRFGPIGAYPLVPGIPGHPEIIAVLKEPHETVNFGGIWHSDTTYLERPPMATMLLAREIPPYGGDTLFANQYAAYDALSPKLREILDGLRAVNSSARADVSKTREDRIRGLEGVEPQDFESVHPVVRTHPETGRKALYVNVAHTARFDGMTEAESEPLLRFLYAHQVKPEFTCRFNWQVGSLAMWDNRCAQHNPVNDYHGHRRLLHRITLEGDVPA; from the coding sequence GTGCTCAGCACCCGCACCATCACGGTGACGCCGATCGCCGGCGCGCTCGGCGCCGAGATCAGCGGGGTCGACCTCAGCGTCGATCTCGACGACGACGTCGTCGCGGAGATCCGCAGCGCGTGGCTCGAGCACCTGGTGGTGTTCTTCCGTGACCAGCCGATCAGCGACGAGCAGTTCGTGCGACTCGCGAAGCGCTTCGGGCCGATCGGCGCCTACCCGCTGGTGCCCGGGATCCCCGGCCACCCGGAGATCATCGCGGTGCTCAAGGAGCCGCACGAGACCGTCAACTTCGGCGGCATCTGGCACTCCGACACCACTTATCTCGAACGCCCGCCGATGGCCACCATGCTGCTGGCCCGCGAGATCCCGCCGTACGGCGGCGACACCTTGTTCGCCAACCAGTACGCGGCCTACGACGCGCTGTCGCCGAAGCTGCGGGAGATCCTCGACGGTCTTCGTGCGGTCAACAGCTCGGCGCGGGCGGATGTCAGCAAGACCCGCGAGGATCGCATCCGCGGGCTGGAGGGCGTCGAGCCGCAGGACTTCGAGTCCGTGCATCCGGTGGTCCGTACGCATCCCGAGACCGGGCGCAAGGCGCTCTACGTCAACGTCGCGCACACCGCGCGCTTCGACGGCATGACCGAAGCCGAGAGCGAGCCGCTGCTGCGCTTCCTCTACGCCCACCAGGTCAAGCCGGAGTTCACCTGCCGGTTCAACTGGCAGGTCGGCTCGTTGGCGATGTGGGACAACCGCTGCGCCCAGCACAACCCGGTCAACGACTACCACGGCCATCGACGGCTGTTGCACCGCATCACCCTCGAAGGCGACGTACCCGCCTAG
- a CDS encoding enoyl-CoA hydratase/isomerase family protein, which translates to MDLNETRQRIIYEKDGPIARVILNWPEKANAQDQVLAEEVDAALYDAERDYDIKVVILKANGKGFCSGHIVANMAQAYPAFAEETAARGSAWKAQSDIFVKPVMNLWEFAKPTIAAVHGYCVGGGTHYGLTTDMVIASEDAYFGYPPLQGFGMPSGECSIEPWVFMNWRRAAYYLYTSQTLSAAEALEYGLVNEVVPREQLEDRVEAIARHVAQAPLTTLMATKANLKRAWELMGMRVHWQSSNDLVTLASMSKDVQALIGQVLQGNMKPAEMARRQAAAADESAAASE; encoded by the coding sequence ATGGACCTCAACGAGACCCGCCAGCGGATCATCTACGAAAAGGACGGCCCGATCGCCCGGGTGATCCTGAACTGGCCGGAGAAGGCCAACGCCCAGGACCAGGTGCTGGCCGAAGAGGTGGACGCCGCGCTGTACGACGCGGAGCGCGACTACGACATCAAGGTCGTGATCCTCAAGGCGAACGGGAAGGGCTTCTGCTCCGGCCACATCGTCGCGAACATGGCGCAGGCCTACCCCGCCTTCGCGGAGGAGACGGCTGCGCGCGGCAGCGCGTGGAAGGCCCAGAGCGACATCTTCGTCAAGCCGGTCATGAACCTGTGGGAGTTCGCCAAGCCGACGATCGCCGCGGTACACGGCTACTGCGTCGGCGGCGGCACCCACTACGGGCTCACGACCGACATGGTCATCGCGTCCGAGGACGCCTACTTCGGCTACCCGCCGCTGCAGGGGTTCGGCATGCCGTCCGGCGAGTGCTCGATCGAGCCGTGGGTGTTCATGAACTGGCGCCGCGCGGCGTACTACCTCTACACCTCGCAGACGCTCAGTGCGGCGGAGGCGCTCGAGTACGGCCTCGTCAACGAAGTCGTCCCGCGCGAACAGCTCGAGGACCGGGTCGAAGCGATCGCGCGGCACGTCGCTCAGGCGCCGCTCACGACGTTGATGGCCACCAAGGCCAACCTCAAGCGGGCGTGGGAGCTCATGGGCATGCGGGTGCACTGGCAGAGCTCGAACGACCTCGTGACGCTGGCCTCGATGAGCAAGGACGTGCAGGCGCTCATCGGTCAGGTGCTGCAGGGCAACATGAAGCCCGCCGAGATGGCGCGTCGCCAGGCGGCGGCCGCGGATGAAAGCGCCGCCGCGAGCGAGTAG
- a CDS encoding nitroreductase/quinone reductase family protein: protein MPTSDRVIGAGAWLLETGHRTLLALTFGRFPKTILGMRPIELHVRGRKSGKRYSTMLTAPVVDGERIVIVASKGGSQDHPDWYKNLAANPDVEITIDGATKPMTARTASPTEKAQLWPQIVAAYKGYAGYQRNTDRDIPVVICEPRDTASRP, encoded by the coding sequence ATGCCCACATCGGATCGGGTCATCGGTGCCGGCGCGTGGCTGCTCGAGACCGGGCACCGCACGTTGCTGGCGCTGACCTTCGGCCGCTTCCCGAAGACCATCCTCGGGATGAGGCCGATCGAGCTGCACGTGCGCGGCAGAAAGTCGGGCAAGCGGTACTCCACGATGCTGACGGCACCCGTCGTCGACGGGGAACGCATCGTCATCGTCGCCTCGAAAGGCGGCTCGCAGGACCACCCCGACTGGTACAAGAACCTCGCCGCCAACCCGGACGTCGAGATCACGATCGACGGCGCGACCAAGCCGATGACGGCGCGGACGGCGTCGCCGACCGAGAAGGCGCAGCTGTGGCCGCAGATCGTCGCCGCCTACAAGGGCTACGCGGGGTACCAGCGCAACACCGACCGTGACATCCCGGTCGTGATCTGCGAGCCGCGCGACACGGCGAGCCGACCCTGA
- a CDS encoding CocE/NonD family hydrolase: MRKGLCGLGAAVTLLVTAVPAVGSAAAAAPSARPATTSTVTSTVTSTTVAIQGFIPVPGAKLEYTVDLPSATGKYPTAMVYDGYCEGPGALACNDVASAHALLAAGFAVIGVSIRGTSCSTGIFDAFTDQEWRDGAAAVEWVARQPWSNGRVGMIGDSFPGITQLGVAGLHPAHLDAIAPFQVTTDMYRDVAYPGGMANLGFGAFWAGVDQPLNSYRSGLDQALKTKDPGCVASMLENLAELPFHNVALQGFQHAYDGAWWQQHEPGANVERIHIPTFGCFTWQDDEVSSRGSSYLSQLDPKTTWVVASNGYHGMCELSIPRVTDELVAFFDRFVKGVHNGFARTTPHVQLWHEAHVDSAGHNVPSWVTTYPSYASMPVRPISFYFNSDGSLSLTPPKSATAPARSYVYPLPDLGNEDGVVVGQHNLLWKSGDPTGGSLAYTTPALTHDTELFGSGSANLWLSSTAPDTDLQITLTEVRPDGQEVYIDRGWLRASRRKLAVKRSTVLAPVQTDQAADVEDLTPGKPTYLRIQLDPFDYVFRKGSRIRLWIDAPTGLTGGWSLNFLNIPGVNSIYSDARHPSAIVLGDLRSSDRAVPPMPRCDTILNQPCRKNQASLPVGSLSVPR; encoded by the coding sequence ATGCGCAAAGGTCTGTGCGGTCTCGGCGCCGCCGTGACGCTGCTCGTCACGGCGGTCCCGGCGGTCGGCTCGGCGGCCGCCGCTGCGCCGTCCGCTCGCCCGGCCACGACGTCGACCGTGACGTCGACCGTCACGTCGACCACCGTGGCGATCCAGGGCTTCATCCCGGTGCCCGGCGCGAAGCTCGAGTACACCGTCGACCTGCCATCGGCGACCGGCAAGTACCCGACCGCGATGGTGTACGACGGCTACTGCGAAGGACCGGGTGCGCTGGCCTGCAACGACGTGGCGTCGGCGCACGCGTTGCTGGCGGCGGGCTTCGCCGTGATCGGCGTGAGCATCCGGGGCACCAGCTGCTCGACCGGCATCTTCGACGCGTTCACCGACCAGGAGTGGCGCGACGGCGCTGCCGCGGTCGAGTGGGTGGCTCGCCAGCCGTGGTCGAACGGCCGGGTCGGCATGATCGGCGACTCCTTCCCCGGCATCACCCAGCTCGGCGTCGCCGGGCTGCATCCCGCCCATCTCGACGCCATCGCACCGTTCCAGGTCACCACCGACATGTATCGCGACGTCGCCTACCCGGGCGGCATGGCCAACCTCGGGTTCGGGGCCTTCTGGGCCGGGGTCGACCAGCCGCTCAACTCCTATCGCAGCGGTCTCGATCAAGCGCTGAAGACGAAGGACCCCGGCTGCGTCGCGTCGATGCTGGAGAACCTCGCCGAGCTGCCGTTCCACAACGTCGCGTTGCAGGGCTTCCAGCACGCCTACGACGGGGCATGGTGGCAGCAGCACGAGCCCGGCGCCAACGTCGAGCGGATCCACATCCCGACGTTCGGATGCTTCACCTGGCAGGACGACGAGGTGTCCAGCCGCGGCTCGTCGTACCTGAGCCAGCTCGACCCGAAGACCACCTGGGTCGTGGCGAGCAACGGCTACCACGGCATGTGCGAGCTGTCGATCCCGCGGGTCACCGACGAGCTGGTCGCGTTCTTCGACCGGTTCGTCAAGGGCGTGCACAACGGCTTCGCGCGCACCACCCCGCACGTGCAGCTGTGGCACGAGGCGCATGTCGACAGCGCCGGCCACAACGTGCCGAGCTGGGTGACGACGTACCCGTCGTACGCCTCGATGCCGGTGCGACCGATCTCGTTCTACTTCAACTCCGACGGCAGCCTGTCGCTCACCCCGCCGAAGTCGGCGACCGCCCCGGCGAGGAGCTACGTCTACCCGCTGCCGGACCTCGGTAACGAGGACGGGGTGGTCGTCGGCCAGCACAACCTGCTGTGGAAGAGCGGCGACCCGACCGGCGGATCGCTGGCGTACACGACGCCGGCGCTCACCCACGACACGGAGCTGTTCGGCTCCGGGTCGGCGAACCTCTGGCTGAGCTCGACCGCGCCCGACACCGACCTGCAGATCACGTTGACCGAGGTACGCCCGGATGGCCAGGAGGTCTACATCGACCGCGGCTGGCTACGCGCGTCGCGCCGCAAGCTCGCGGTGAAGCGCTCGACCGTGCTGGCGCCGGTGCAGACCGACCAGGCCGCCGACGTCGAGGACCTCACGCCCGGCAAGCCGACGTACCTGCGGATCCAGCTCGACCCGTTCGACTACGTGTTCCGCAAGGGCTCGCGGATCCGGTTGTGGATCGATGCGCCGACCGGGCTGACCGGCGGCTGGTCACTGAACTTCCTCAACATCCCGGGCGTCAACAGCATCTACTCCGACGCGAGGCACCCGTCGGCGATCGTGCTCGGCGACCTGCGCAGCAGTGACCGGGCAGTGCCGCCCATGCCGAGGTGCGACACCATCCTCAACCAGCCGTGCCGCAAGAACCAGGCGTCCCTGCCGGTCGGGTCCCTGTCGGTCCCGCGCTAG
- a CDS encoding class II aldolase/adducin family protein: MLEKERAQLAAACHRVAAKGLVTGTAGNLSIRADEHVVITPTGGVLEELTAQMMTVVDFDGQIVDGDLAPTSELELHLLVYKKSFAKAVAHAHGLASTAVACTHTELPVIHYSQLMLGGSVRTAPYATFGSPELAQNVATALEGKTAALMANHGSVAHGQTIEGACETLEMLEWCCELYSRATSLGTPTLLTDADLQKVIEAAMKRGYGTTKKANQA; this comes from the coding sequence ATGCTCGAGAAGGAACGCGCACAGCTGGCCGCGGCTTGTCATCGGGTCGCCGCGAAAGGTCTCGTCACCGGTACGGCGGGCAACCTGTCGATCCGGGCCGACGAGCACGTGGTGATCACCCCGACCGGCGGCGTGCTCGAGGAGCTGACTGCGCAGATGATGACCGTCGTCGACTTCGACGGGCAGATCGTCGACGGCGACCTCGCTCCGACCTCGGAGCTCGAGCTGCACCTGCTCGTCTACAAGAAGTCGTTCGCGAAGGCAGTCGCGCACGCGCACGGGCTGGCCTCCACCGCGGTGGCGTGCACCCACACCGAGCTGCCCGTCATCCACTACAGCCAGCTGATGCTCGGCGGGTCGGTGCGCACCGCGCCGTACGCCACCTTCGGCAGTCCCGAGCTCGCGCAGAACGTCGCCACCGCCCTGGAAGGCAAGACCGCTGCGCTCATGGCCAACCACGGCTCCGTGGCGCACGGGCAGACCATCGAGGGGGCCTGCGAGACCCTCGAGATGCTCGAGTGGTGCTGCGAGCTCTACAGCCGCGCGACCTCCCTCGGCACGCCGACACTGCTCACCGACGCGGACCTGCAGAAGGTCATCGAGGCGGCGATGAAGCGCGGCTACGGCACGACGAAGAAGGCCAACCAGGCCTAG
- the thpR gene encoding RNA 2',3'-cyclic phosphodiesterase gives MGSAHALAFYGETPGATVAELTDRLRRAAERTTPLSLRLTGVGSFPADPVKAKVLWLGIDGDLTELSHLADRCSAAGRRSGLDLEIRKYRPHLTIGRPRHGTIDLRPTLEALPPYAGQPWRATTLRLVRSHLGPKVRHETLDELPLG, from the coding sequence TTGGGCTCGGCGCACGCTTTGGCGTTCTACGGCGAGACTCCGGGCGCCACGGTGGCCGAGCTCACCGACCGGCTGCGCCGCGCGGCCGAGCGCACGACGCCGCTGTCACTGCGCCTGACCGGGGTCGGCTCCTTCCCGGCCGATCCGGTCAAGGCGAAGGTGCTCTGGCTGGGGATCGACGGCGACCTGACCGAGCTGAGCCATCTCGCCGACCGGTGCTCGGCCGCCGGGCGCCGGTCAGGCCTGGACCTCGAGATCCGCAAGTACCGGCCTCACCTGACGATCGGGCGCCCCCGCCACGGCACGATCGACCTTCGCCCGACGCTCGAGGCCCTGCCGCCGTACGCCGGGCAGCCGTGGCGAGCGACCACGCTGCGACTGGTCCGCAGCCATCTCGGCCCGAAGGTGCGCCACGAGACGCTCGACGAGCTTCCGCTCGGGTGA